A part of Eubacterium sp. AB3007 genomic DNA contains:
- a CDS encoding glycoside hydrolase family 10 protein, which translates to MCKRISISLMAILLAICMLPIMPQGERSYGATDVRGLWLSFVDFEDMGLRDASAATYRSKISRLLQESKKYGINTVYFHARAFDDASWKSRTFKASDSLTSKASASRTAAATYAYDPLGIVIEECRKNGMRIEAWLNPYRIKQSLYLDPACSYSTNRINRAVNELKAYDLDGIHFDDYFYHSTGKYRTPTNASQYSISVTKAKKDFSKKPSKATMLANVNKMIRSVYQNTHRKAGLRFGVSPQGNMDNCMASGCDVKTWMANKGYVDYIAPQIYWTDQWGSKGNTAMYSQRLALWKGNNKANVDMYIGLALYQAGKSVSGDRGWGRKSTNLREQVQKLRAAGCEGFILFRANDLFRGSAAKELGNLRSLLMGQKPTIKAKKLKVPAKKITLKVGQKYKIPVSFVPANTTEKKLKFKSSKKKVAKVSKKGTITAKRPGKAKITVKAKGGAKVKIKVKVTK; encoded by the coding sequence ATGTGTAAGAGAATCAGTATATCACTGATGGCCATTCTGTTGGCTATCTGCATGCTGCCCATCATGCCTCAGGGGGAGAGGAGTTATGGTGCGACAGACGTAAGGGGACTGTGGCTGTCCTTTGTGGATTTTGAAGACATGGGACTGCGAGACGCCTCAGCGGCGACCTACCGGAGCAAGATCAGCAGGCTGCTGCAGGAGTCGAAGAAATACGGGATCAACACCGTGTATTTCCATGCGCGGGCTTTTGATGACGCCAGCTGGAAGTCCAGGACCTTCAAGGCTTCGGACTCGCTGACATCCAAGGCCTCTGCCTCCAGAACGGCGGCGGCCACCTATGCTTACGATCCACTGGGGATCGTCATCGAGGAATGCCGGAAGAACGGAATGCGGATCGAGGCATGGCTGAATCCGTACAGGATCAAGCAGAGCCTTTATCTGGATCCGGCCTGCAGCTATTCCACCAACCGAATCAACCGGGCGGTGAATGAACTGAAGGCCTACGATCTGGACGGAATCCACTTTGATGATTACTTCTATCATTCCACAGGAAAGTACCGGACACCTACCAATGCTTCCCAGTACTCCATCAGCGTTACGAAAGCCAAGAAGGATTTCAGCAAGAAACCGTCTAAGGCCACCATGCTAGCCAATGTCAACAAGATGATCCGATCTGTGTATCAGAACACCCACAGGAAAGCCGGACTCAGGTTTGGCGTCAGCCCTCAGGGGAACATGGACAATTGCATGGCAAGCGGCTGCGACGTTAAGACCTGGATGGCGAACAAGGGCTATGTGGACTACATCGCGCCCCAGATCTACTGGACCGACCAGTGGGGTTCCAAGGGGAACACCGCCATGTACAGCCAACGTCTGGCTTTGTGGAAGGGAAACAACAAGGCGAACGTGGACATGTACATCGGACTGGCGCTGTACCAGGCCGGGAAGAGCGTTTCAGGTGACAGGGGATGGGGCCGGAAGAGCACCAACCTGAGAGAACAGGTGCAGAAGCTTCGGGCAGCTGGCTGTGAAGGGTTCATCCTTTTCCGGGCGAACGACCTCTTCCGTGGAAGCGCAGCGAAGGAGCTGGGGAATCTGCGGTCGCTGCTCATGGGGCAGAAACCTACGATCAAGGCAAAGAAACTGAAGGTACCCGCCAAGAAGATCACTCTGAAGGTGGGGCAGAAGTACAAGATCCCAGTAAGCTTTGTTCCGGCCAACACCACGGAGAAGAAACTGAAGTTCAAGTCTTCCAAGAAGAAGGTAGCGAAGGTCAGCAAGAAGGGCACCATCACCGCGAAGAGGCCAGGCAAGGCGAAGATCACTGTGAAGGCCAAGGGCGGTGCCAAGGTGAAGATCAAGGTAAAAGTAACGAAATAA
- the gap gene encoding type I glyceraldehyde-3-phosphate dehydrogenase, producing the protein MIRLAINGFGRIGRLAFRQVFEDEDFEVVAINDLTAPEMLAYLLKYDTAQGGYKGHSVECGEDSITVDGKTITIYKEADASKLPWGDLDIDIVLECTGFYTSKAKAQAHLDAGAKKVLISAPAGSDVPTIVFGTNHETLKPEDTIVSGASCTTNCLAPMAKALNDYKAITSGFMCTIHAYTGDQMILDGPQKKGNLRRSRAGAANIVPTSSGAAKAIGLVVPELDGKMTGSAQRVPVTTGSITILDATIIDETDTISVEAINEVMKAAANDSFGYTEDEIVSSDVIGMSYGSLFDATQTSMIKAGEHEYLVRVNSWYDNEMSYVSQLVRTLNYMATL; encoded by the coding sequence ATGATCAGATTAGCAATTAACGGGTTCGGAAGAATCGGAAGACTGGCGTTCAGACAGGTGTTTGAGGATGAGGATTTTGAAGTCGTCGCAATCAACGACCTGACCGCGCCGGAGATGCTGGCATACCTGCTGAAGTACGATACCGCACAGGGCGGATATAAGGGACATAGCGTAGAATGCGGTGAGGATTCCATCACCGTAGACGGCAAGACCATCACCATCTACAAGGAAGCAGACGCTTCCAAGCTGCCCTGGGGCGACCTGGACATCGATATCGTGCTGGAGTGCACAGGCTTCTACACATCCAAGGCGAAGGCACAGGCTCACCTGGACGCTGGCGCCAAGAAGGTCCTGATCTCCGCACCGGCAGGCAGCGACGTTCCGACCATCGTATTCGGCACCAATCATGAGACCCTGAAGCCGGAGGATACCATCGTATCCGGTGCTTCCTGCACCACCAACTGCCTGGCTCCGATGGCGAAGGCGCTGAACGATTACAAGGCGATCACTTCCGGATTCATGTGCACTATCCACGCTTACACAGGCGACCAGATGATCCTGGACGGTCCCCAGAAGAAGGGCAACCTGAGAAGATCCAGAGCAGGTGCGGCCAACATCGTGCCCACAAGCTCCGGCGCAGCCAAGGCCATCGGTCTGGTGGTTCCAGAGCTGGATGGCAAGATGACCGGTTCCGCGCAGAGAGTACCTGTGACCACCGGTTCCATCACCATTCTGGACGCGACCATCATCGACGAGACCGACACCATCTCTGTGGAGGCCATCAACGAGGTCATGAAAGCCGCAGCCAACGATTCCTTCGGATACACCGAGGACGAGATCGTTTCCAGCGATGTGATTGGCATGAGCTATGGTTCTCTGTTCGACGCGACCCAGACATCCATGATCAAGGCCGGCGAGCACGAGTACCTGGTAAGAGTCAACTCCTGGTATGACAACGAGATGAGTTATGTCAGCCAGCTGGTAAGAACTCTGAACTACATGGCTACTCTGTAA
- a CDS encoding SDR family oxidoreductase, with amino-acid sequence MKTVLVTGGSRGIGAAAVRRFAAEGHRVYFLYKDSEREALETSKQTGATAIRCDVSDRTSVSGVLAITGPVDILVANAGISLTGLLQDATEAEWDRLRGVNLDGVVNTLTVFVPGMISRKSGSIVIVSSMWGVAGASCEALYAATKHAVIGLGKSMARELGPSGIRVNCVAPGVIDTDMNKALSAEDLSVLAEETPLGRIGRPEEVAELIEFLGSDRASFVTGQVIGIDGGFVV; translated from the coding sequence ATGAAAACAGTTCTTGTAACAGGAGGATCCAGAGGGATCGGCGCCGCAGCGGTCAGACGTTTTGCGGCTGAAGGACACCGGGTCTACTTCCTTTACAAAGACAGTGAACGTGAAGCCCTCGAGACCAGTAAGCAGACCGGCGCCACAGCGATTCGCTGTGATGTTTCGGACAGAACCTCGGTCTCGGGGGTTCTTGCAATTACGGGGCCGGTGGATATCCTGGTGGCCAATGCCGGGATCAGTCTCACGGGACTCCTGCAGGACGCTACCGAGGCGGAGTGGGACCGGCTGCGGGGAGTGAATCTGGACGGCGTGGTCAACACGCTGACTGTCTTTGTGCCCGGGATGATCTCTCGGAAATCCGGCAGCATCGTGATCGTCAGTTCTATGTGGGGCGTGGCAGGGGCATCCTGCGAGGCCCTCTACGCGGCTACCAAGCATGCGGTCATCGGTCTGGGGAAGAGCATGGCCAGGGAGTTGGGGCCTTCCGGGATCCGGGTCAATTGTGTTGCGCCGGGAGTCATCGACACCGATATGAACAAAGCTTTGTCTGCGGAGGACCTGTCTGTACTGGCTGAGGAGACGCCGCTGGGCCGAATCGGCAGACCAGAGGAGGTGGCCGAACTCATCGAATTTCTGGGCTCTGACCGCGCGTCCTTTGTCACCGGACAGGTGATTGGCATAGACGGTGGTTTTGTGGTATAA
- a CDS encoding FtsW/RodA/SpoVE family cell cycle protein, translating into MDIINGIIEGIGNFFSVIPESVGNVFEATSDAGHIYTAFARWIFIFLALFILLKMIMSLLKSRNPSEVWAYLHVGEYENLPLTHWENNIGRAKSCDIQINDLSVSRNHGILTRDDDGDWRYMDLGAKNGAYINGRKVPSGHEMGVKIGDTIQLGAVRCTLFPISLQERQNNIRYRQEDTVLPSPWPSLLALTIFQMLTLGELYYALGEDFNAQIPISFIGMAVLMWVYVILLWGMHRRAFEMEIIAFFLSTLSLAVMAASIPGEVLKQFISVVIGVGLFFFMCTFLRDLERTRAIKKYVYIAAVLLLLINMIFGTTINGSTNWVRIAGMTFQPSELVKLAFIWVGAATMDELFDRKSSLRFSAFAVFCFLCLAKIGDLGAAAIFFATYLVISFLRSGDFARLLSIGGVAFVAALLVLKFRSYAVDRLNTWGHIWEPDFINNSGFQQTRSLTDAASGGLIGLGAGRGNLRFINASETDMVFCFLAEEWGLIVAVMAVLAIVTLSIFAYRSIMSGRSTYYTIAACSAMTLFLLQTILNVFGSTDILPFTGVAFPFTSAGGTSMIASWGLLAFLKAADTRQNASIAVSLKDKAVAGGGEGL; encoded by the coding sequence ATGGATATTATTAACGGAATCATAGAGGGGATAGGGAATTTCTTTTCGGTGATCCCGGAGAGCGTTGGCAACGTGTTCGAGGCAACCAGTGATGCGGGACACATCTACACGGCGTTCGCCCGGTGGATCTTTATTTTCCTTGCCCTGTTTATTCTTCTGAAGATGATCATGTCGCTTCTGAAGAGCCGGAATCCCTCCGAGGTGTGGGCGTACCTGCACGTTGGCGAGTACGAGAACCTGCCTCTGACGCACTGGGAGAACAACATCGGCAGAGCCAAGAGCTGCGACATCCAGATCAACGACCTCTCCGTCTCCAGGAATCATGGGATCCTTACCCGGGACGATGACGGAGACTGGCGTTACATGGACCTGGGCGCCAAGAACGGCGCCTACATCAATGGACGGAAGGTCCCCTCCGGTCATGAGATGGGAGTCAAGATCGGGGATACCATTCAGCTTGGCGCGGTACGGTGCACGCTGTTTCCCATCAGTCTGCAGGAGCGGCAGAATAACATCCGCTACCGCCAGGAGGACACGGTGCTGCCCTCTCCCTGGCCATCCTTGCTGGCGCTGACCATCTTCCAGATGCTGACACTGGGGGAACTCTACTATGCGCTTGGGGAGGATTTCAACGCGCAGATCCCCATCTCTTTCATTGGGATGGCGGTGCTCATGTGGGTCTATGTGATCTTACTGTGGGGGATGCACAGGCGGGCGTTTGAGATGGAGATCATCGCGTTCTTCCTGTCCACCCTGAGTCTTGCGGTGATGGCTGCCAGCATTCCGGGGGAAGTACTGAAGCAGTTCATCTCCGTGGTGATCGGCGTGGGACTGTTCTTCTTCATGTGCACCTTCCTGCGGGATCTGGAACGGACACGGGCCATCAAGAAATACGTCTACATTGCAGCGGTCCTGCTGCTGCTTATCAATATGATTTTCGGCACCACCATCAACGGATCCACCAACTGGGTCCGTATCGCAGGAATGACCTTCCAGCCATCGGAGCTCGTCAAGCTGGCGTTCATCTGGGTGGGCGCGGCTACCATGGACGAGCTGTTCGACCGCAAGAGTTCGCTGCGTTTCAGCGCGTTTGCGGTGTTCTGCTTCCTGTGTCTGGCCAAGATCGGAGACCTGGGAGCGGCGGCGATCTTCTTTGCCACCTATCTGGTGATCTCCTTCCTGCGCAGCGGGGATTTTGCCAGGCTGCTGTCTATCGGCGGCGTGGCCTTTGTGGCAGCCCTGCTGGTGCTGAAGTTCCGCTCCTACGCAGTGGACAGGCTGAACACCTGGGGACATATCTGGGAACCGGACTTCATAAACAATTCCGGGTTCCAGCAGACCAGGTCTCTGACGGATGCCGCCAGCGGCGGATTGATCGGTCTGGGCGCCGGGCGGGGCAATCTGCGTTTCATCAATGCCTCGGAGACCGACATGGTCTTCTGCTTTCTGGCAGAGGAGTGGGGGCTGATCGTGGCCGTGATGGCGGTACTGGCCATCGTGACGCTGTCTATCTTCGCCTACCGTTCCATCATGAGCGGCCGGTCCACCTACTATACCATCGCGGCTTGTTCCGCTATGACTCTGTTCCTGCTGCAGACCATCCTGAACGTGTTCGGCAGCACGGACATCCTCCCCTTCACCGGGGTGGCATTTCCCTTCACATCGGCAGGAGGGACCTCCATGATTGCGTCCTGGGGGCTTCTGGCCTTTCTGAAGGCGGCGGATACCAGGCAGAATGCGAGCATCGCCGTGTCCCTGAAGGACAAGGCCGTTGCAGGAGGAGGTGAGGGCCTGTGA
- a CDS encoding penicillin-binding transpeptidase domain-containing protein has product MKKLERRAILFLLLAAALVAGLCLFMYRYITQGDDWVTQPYNTHLYSNGTQVAGTIYDVNGEMLISGEGNKVSFAKGSTVRKATAHAVGDPAGNVATGAINAYKDDLAGYNLITGTYRVSGKQKALTLTIDKDICETAYEALDGRKGCVGVYNYKTGEIICMVSAPSFDPKHMPKDPKEGTYVNKFLSATMIPGSIFKLVTSAAAIENYSGLDDWSTDCSGSKKYGGQRITCTYAHGHVNFKSALAHSCNVGFAELANKVGAGTMEDYVDKLGLTTSYDINGIHNAKGSFEFPAMDKLSLGWAGIGQWKDQLNPASMLVYMSAIATDGRGTVPKILHDGEPGERTDQMIEESTAARLKKMMRNNVKKEYGEWNYPGLDIYAKTGTAEVGKGKEPNAWFTGFIDNEGYPYAFIVCVENGGTGSVVAGPVANSVMQKVIETDSAKTE; this is encoded by the coding sequence GTGAAGAAATTAGAACGACGGGCCATTCTCTTTCTGCTCCTGGCGGCAGCGCTGGTAGCAGGGCTTTGTCTATTCATGTATCGCTACATCACGCAAGGGGACGACTGGGTGACGCAGCCCTATAACACTCATCTGTACAGCAACGGCACACAGGTGGCTGGAACGATCTACGATGTCAACGGAGAGATGCTGATCTCCGGCGAGGGGAACAAGGTCTCCTTTGCCAAGGGCAGCACTGTTCGGAAAGCCACCGCCCATGCGGTGGGAGATCCGGCGGGCAACGTAGCTACCGGTGCCATCAATGCCTACAAGGACGACCTGGCGGGCTACAACCTGATTACCGGCACCTATCGGGTGAGCGGCAAGCAGAAGGCGCTGACACTGACCATCGACAAGGATATCTGTGAGACGGCCTACGAGGCCCTGGATGGCCGAAAGGGATGTGTGGGTGTTTACAACTACAAGACCGGGGAGATCATCTGTATGGTGAGTGCCCCTAGTTTCGACCCCAAGCACATGCCCAAGGACCCCAAGGAAGGGACGTATGTGAACAAGTTCCTGTCGGCCACCATGATCCCAGGATCCATCTTCAAACTGGTGACCTCGGCGGCGGCTATCGAGAACTACAGCGGGCTGGATGACTGGTCCACCGACTGCAGCGGCTCCAAGAAATACGGCGGGCAGCGGATCACCTGTACCTATGCCCACGGGCATGTGAACTTCAAGTCAGCATTGGCCCACTCCTGCAACGTGGGGTTTGCGGAACTGGCCAACAAGGTCGGAGCAGGCACCATGGAGGACTACGTGGATAAGCTGGGGTTGACCACCTCCTACGACATCAACGGCATCCACAACGCCAAGGGGAGTTTTGAGTTCCCCGCCATGGACAAGCTGAGTCTGGGATGGGCCGGCATCGGTCAGTGGAAGGATCAGCTGAATCCCGCTTCTATGCTGGTGTACATGAGTGCCATCGCCACAGACGGCAGGGGGACCGTTCCGAAGATCCTCCACGACGGGGAACCGGGGGAGCGTACCGATCAGATGATCGAGGAGAGCACAGCTGCCCGTCTGAAGAAAATGATGCGCAACAACGTCAAAAAGGAATACGGAGAGTGGAATTATCCGGGACTGGACATCTATGCCAAGACCGGAACGGCAGAGGTAGGCAAGGGGAAGGAACCCAACGCCTGGTTCACTGGATTCATCGATAATGAGGGATATCCTTACGCGTTTATCGTCTGTGTGGAAAATGGCGGCACCGGCTCAGTGGTAGCAGGTCCAGTGGCCAACTCCGTGATGCAGAAGGTGATCGAGACAGATTCCGCCAAGACAGAATAA
- a CDS encoding flavodoxin family protein yields MGKRILVLTASGRKHGNTEAMAEAFIDAAADKGHILTKIDTAFEAVKPCYDCKGCFKTPMEACCCDDTFNKIAKAILHADAVVFVLPVYWYSVPASIKLVIDKFWSFIIGEVKIEGKEAALISACEEPHQRVFDGVVYPYERSLQYLKWKNVGEVLVTDCFELGAIQHTDGVARAAALADKF; encoded by the coding sequence ATGGGAAAACGAATCCTGGTATTGACGGCCAGCGGACGTAAGCACGGCAATACAGAGGCCATGGCGGAGGCGTTCATTGATGCGGCTGCAGACAAGGGGCACATCCTCACCAAGATCGACACGGCCTTCGAGGCGGTCAAGCCATGTTACGACTGCAAGGGGTGCTTCAAAACCCCCATGGAGGCTTGCTGTTGTGATGACACCTTCAACAAGATCGCCAAGGCGATCCTCCACGCGGATGCGGTGGTGTTCGTTCTTCCTGTCTATTGGTACAGTGTGCCGGCGTCCATCAAGCTGGTGATCGACAAGTTCTGGTCCTTCATCATTGGTGAAGTGAAGATAGAGGGGAAGGAGGCGGCCCTGATCAGTGCATGTGAAGAGCCGCACCAGAGGGTGTTCGACGGGGTGGTGTACCCTTACGAGCGCTCGCTCCAGTACCTGAAGTGGAAGAATGTCGGAGAAGTGTTGGTGACCGATTGCTTTGAGCTAGGGGCCATCCAGCACACGGACGGTGTAGCCCGGGCGGCTGCGCTTGCGGATAAGTTTTAG